From Candidatus Delongbacteria bacterium, one genomic window encodes:
- a CDS encoding cytochrome c3 family protein, whose translation MNRTLFILGMILLAAGSLAWFAPGIAIQPGQLLEAHASLANDCTACHTIGQGVQADKCMACHGPAEIGLLTVAGSPLSNPRSALQGLHQRNAERACTECHMEHAGRLGSGAATGFSHARLPEDLVNDCLACHQDQLPGDPLHASVVISCGECHSQDAWSPARFEHDLLKTASVSCLDCHRPDLPEDQLHAGLSPDPDCRACHQTRSWSPADFDHERWFRFDRHHPARCLDCHKQAGSYEEYTCTGCHAHSPAKIAREHREEGIRDFQNCVECHRSGNEHEIIGRGGSREGGSRENGEHRSRREHDDEDDD comes from the coding sequence ATGAATCGCACACTCTTCATCCTGGGAATGATCCTGCTGGCCGCGGGCAGTCTGGCCTGGTTCGCTCCGGGCATCGCGATCCAGCCCGGACAGCTGCTCGAGGCACATGCGTCTCTGGCCAATGACTGCACGGCCTGCCACACCATCGGTCAGGGAGTGCAGGCGGACAAGTGCATGGCGTGCCATGGGCCCGCCGAGATCGGATTGCTCACGGTGGCCGGTTCCCCGCTGAGCAATCCGCGTTCCGCGCTGCAGGGGCTGCACCAGCGCAATGCCGAGCGGGCCTGTACCGAGTGTCACATGGAACATGCGGGCCGTCTGGGCAGTGGAGCAGCCACGGGTTTCAGCCATGCCCGCTTGCCGGAGGATCTGGTCAACGACTGCCTGGCCTGCCATCAGGACCAACTGCCCGGAGACCCGCTGCATGCAAGTGTGGTTATTTCGTGCGGCGAGTGTCACAGCCAGGATGCCTGGAGCCCCGCCCGATTCGAACACGACCTGCTGAAGACCGCCAGTGTCTCCTGTCTGGATTGCCACCGGCCGGACCTGCCCGAGGATCAGCTGCATGCCGGCCTGTCACCGGATCCCGATTGCCGTGCCTGCCACCAGACCAGAAGCTGGAGTCCGGCGGATTTCGATCACGAGCGCTGGTTCCGCTTCGACCGCCATCACCCGGCGCGCTGCCTGGATTGCCACAAGCAGGCCGGAAGTTACGAGGAGTACACCTGCACCGGTTGCCACGCCCACAGCCCCGCGAAGATCGCCCGCGAGCACAGGGAGGAAGGCATTCGTGACTTCCAGAACTGCGTCGAATGCCATCGCAGCGGCAATGAGCACGAGATCATCGGTCGGGGAGGCAGCAGGGAAGGGGGTTCGCGCGAGAACGGGGAGCACCGATCACGTCGCGAGCATGACGACGAAGACGATGACTGA
- a CDS encoding MBL fold metallo-hydrolase: MKTMELFNNGNRRWMFFGRDPEKPDSLIDSNQYLVMDHGKGILLDPGGLEIFPSMIAAVSREIDIENIEALVASHQDPDIISSLSMWFSIKPNLSVYASWIWSSFIPHFGGSREITGIPDEGMTMPLGNSRNLQLIPAHYCHSSGNFSLYDPVAKILFSGDIGAALVPPQASCFVENFDEMPQYMEGFHKRWMPSNRAKNDWVRRVRALDIEMMVPQHGCIFRGQDVTRFLDWFESLQVGSAVGAASSVSKPREPALA; the protein is encoded by the coding sequence CTGAAGACGATGGAACTGTTCAACAACGGCAACAGGCGCTGGATGTTCTTCGGTCGCGATCCGGAAAAGCCGGATTCGCTGATCGACTCCAATCAGTATCTGGTCATGGATCACGGCAAGGGCATTCTGCTGGATCCGGGCGGGCTGGAAATCTTTCCCTCAATGATCGCGGCCGTGTCACGCGAGATCGACATCGAGAACATCGAGGCCCTGGTCGCCAGTCATCAGGATCCGGACATCATCTCGAGCCTCTCGATGTGGTTCAGCATCAAGCCGAATCTGTCCGTGTACGCCTCGTGGATCTGGAGTTCCTTCATTCCGCACTTCGGTGGATCACGGGAGATCACGGGCATTCCCGATGAAGGCATGACCATGCCGCTGGGCAACAGCCGCAACCTGCAGTTGATTCCGGCGCACTACTGCCACAGTTCGGGCAACTTCTCGCTCTATGATCCTGTGGCGAAGATTCTCTTCAGCGGAGACATCGGCGCGGCTCTGGTGCCGCCCCAGGCCAGCTGTTTCGTCGAGAACTTCGATGAGATGCCCCAGTACATGGAGGGCTTCCACAAGCGCTGGATGCCCAGCAATCGCGCCAAGAATGATTGGGTGCGGCGCGTGCGTGCGCTGGACATCGAGATGATGGTGCCCCAGCATGGCTGCATCTTCCGCGGTCAGGATGTGACACGATTCCTCGACTGGTTCGAGTCGCTTCAGGTGGGCAGCGCCGTGGGCGCGGCCTCCTCGGTCAGCAAGCCCCGCGAACCGGCGCTGGCCTGA
- the secA gene encoding preprotein translocase subunit SecA, with translation MLKLVKSLFGGAKKSDRREQTIQLYTPDLLKIKSFGEGLSALSEEQLKAKTDEFRARLKAGETTDDILHEAFAVVKEAAQRLKDARHEYLVVGNPAVWDMVHYDVQLIGGIALHRGGIAEMATGEGKTLVATLALYLNGLTGRGAHLVTVNDYLAQRDMEWMRPVYEYLGLSVGVILNGMDPALRQRNYACDITYGTNNEFGFDYLRDNMVMDPSSLVQRDYHFAIVDEVDSVLIDEARTPLIIAGPVDKSTHKFDELKAPVGRLVKDQLEMTHKLMAEAKELWPKEDADSRYEAGFRLLLVQRSTPKHQDFIDFLKTEGTTRQITKVENDYLREKRMHELDGELFFSIDERNHSIDLQEKGRLRLAEYTGGDEDMFTIPDLSLELVRIEEDTTLDAEGRMRATDELNRMFSDRSERIHNISQLLRAYTLYERDVEYVVQDGKVQIVDEFTGRIMHGRRFSDGLHQALEAKEGVTIERETQTVASVTLQNFYRMYERLAGMTGTAFTEAKEFFEIYKLDVMEIPTNRPIARSDDDDQIYRSKREKYIAVAEKITELYHKGQPVLVGTISVEVSELLSERLRAANVPHNVLNAKQHRREAEVVKNAGQRGAVTIATNMAGRGTDIKLGEGVAELGGLFILGTERHESRRIDLQLRGRSGRQGDPGASIFYLSLEDDLMRLFGSDRMAGVLDKLGLKEGEVISHRMMTSQIEKAQRRVEEQNFSIRKHLLEYDDVMNAQRNTVYTRRRSALMGEDLSEAMDEMIEEVVELITSKHCDPPNAPDEWNWPLLRQDLLRILLVNLPWDEEARRKLTRTDIFDMTLEIARENLKRKAELLGDDLMGRLTRYAMITSIDRRWKEHLAEMDELRAGIGFQAYAQKNPLVEYKKAALDMFEDMLLRTYEDALQLIFRAQLQLRDEDVALNRAASEGRVQAIHQETNLIQSAGALAPETTSREERQVAKQKQEPVRREGPRVGRNDPCPCGSGKKYKACHGKEA, from the coding sequence ATGTTGAAACTGGTCAAGAGCCTTTTTGGCGGAGCGAAGAAATCCGATCGCCGCGAACAGACGATCCAGCTGTACACCCCGGATCTTCTCAAGATCAAGAGCTTTGGCGAGGGCCTCTCCGCCCTCAGCGAGGAGCAGCTGAAAGCCAAGACCGATGAGTTCCGTGCGCGCCTGAAGGCCGGCGAGACCACCGATGACATCCTTCACGAGGCCTTCGCCGTTGTGAAGGAGGCTGCGCAGCGCTTGAAGGATGCTCGACACGAGTATCTGGTGGTGGGCAATCCCGCCGTGTGGGACATGGTGCATTACGATGTACAGCTCATCGGCGGCATTGCGCTGCACCGGGGCGGCATCGCCGAAATGGCCACAGGCGAGGGCAAGACCCTGGTGGCCACGCTGGCGCTGTATCTCAATGGCCTCACCGGGCGCGGTGCGCATCTGGTCACGGTCAACGATTATCTGGCCCAGCGCGACATGGAGTGGATGCGCCCGGTATACGAATACCTGGGACTGAGCGTGGGTGTGATCCTCAATGGAATGGATCCCGCACTGCGTCAGCGCAACTATGCCTGCGACATCACCTACGGCACCAACAACGAGTTCGGCTTCGACTACCTGCGCGACAACATGGTCATGGATCCGTCCAGCCTGGTGCAGCGCGATTATCACTTCGCCATCGTGGACGAGGTGGACAGCGTGCTGATTGACGAAGCACGCACGCCGCTGATCATCGCCGGGCCCGTGGACAAGAGCACTCACAAGTTCGACGAGCTCAAGGCGCCCGTGGGACGGCTGGTCAAGGATCAGCTGGAGATGACTCACAAGCTGATGGCCGAAGCCAAGGAACTGTGGCCCAAGGAAGATGCCGACAGCCGCTACGAAGCGGGCTTCCGCCTGCTGCTGGTGCAGCGCAGCACACCCAAGCACCAGGATTTCATCGACTTCCTCAAGACCGAAGGCACGACGCGCCAGATCACGAAGGTCGAGAACGACTACCTGCGCGAGAAGCGCATGCACGAGCTGGACGGCGAGCTGTTCTTCTCCATCGACGAACGCAATCACAGCATCGATCTGCAGGAGAAGGGGCGGCTCAGACTGGCCGAGTACACGGGTGGTGACGAGGACATGTTCACCATTCCCGATCTGTCACTTGAACTGGTGCGCATCGAAGAAGACACGACTCTCGACGCGGAAGGGCGCATGCGTGCCACGGATGAGCTGAACCGGATGTTCAGCGACCGCAGCGAGCGCATCCACAACATCAGCCAGCTGCTGCGCGCCTATACATTGTATGAGCGTGACGTGGAATACGTGGTGCAGGACGGCAAGGTGCAGATCGTGGACGAGTTCACGGGTCGCATCATGCACGGACGTCGTTTCTCCGACGGTCTGCATCAGGCGCTGGAAGCCAAGGAAGGTGTCACGATCGAGCGTGAGACCCAGACCGTGGCCAGCGTGACCCTGCAGAACTTCTACCGCATGTACGAGCGCCTGGCGGGCATGACCGGCACGGCATTCACCGAGGCCAAGGAGTTCTTCGAGATCTACAAACTGGACGTGATGGAGATTCCCACCAACCGTCCGATCGCACGAAGTGACGACGACGATCAGATCTATCGCAGCAAGCGCGAGAAGTACATCGCCGTGGCCGAGAAGATCACCGAGCTGTATCACAAGGGGCAGCCCGTGCTGGTGGGCACCATCAGCGTGGAAGTCTCGGAGCTGCTCAGCGAGCGCCTGCGGGCCGCGAATGTGCCGCACAACGTGCTGAACGCCAAGCAGCATCGCCGCGAGGCCGAGGTGGTGAAGAACGCCGGCCAGCGCGGCGCCGTGACCATTGCCACCAACATGGCCGGTCGCGGCACCGACATCAAGCTGGGCGAGGGTGTGGCCGAGCTGGGGGGCCTGTTCATTCTGGGCACCGAACGCCACGAGAGCCGGCGCATCGATCTGCAGCTGCGCGGCCGTTCCGGGCGCCAGGGCGATCCGGGCGCCTCCATCTTCTATCTCAGTCTCGAAGACGATCTGATGCGCCTCTTCGGCTCCGACCGGATGGCCGGAGTGCTGGACAAGCTGGGCCTCAAGGAAGGCGAGGTCATCAGCCATCGCATGATGACCAGCCAGATCGAAAAGGCCCAGCGCCGGGTCGAGGAGCAGAACTTCTCGATCCGCAAGCACCTGCTCGAATACGACGATGTGATGAACGCCCAGCGCAACACGGTGTACACGCGCCGCCGCTCGGCCCTGATGGGCGAGGACCTGAGCGAGGCGATGGACGAGATGATCGAGGAAGTGGTCGAGCTGATCACGAGCAAGCATTGTGATCCGCCCAATGCGCCCGACGAGTGGAACTGGCCCCTGCTGCGCCAGGACCTGCTGCGCATCCTGCTGGTGAACCTGCCCTGGGACGAGGAGGCCCGGCGCAAGCTGACCCGCACCGACATCTTCGACATGACCCTGGAAATCGCCCGCGAGAACCTCAAGCGCAAGGCCGAGCTGCTGGGTGACGACCTGATGGGACGCCTGACGCGCTATGCGATGATCACCTCCATCGACCGCCGCTGGAAGGAACATCTGGCCGAGATGGACGAGCTGCGCGCCGGCATCGGTTTTCAGGCCTACGCCCAGAAGAACCCTCTGGTTGAGTACAAGAAGGCCGCGCTGGACATGTTCGAGGACATGCTGCTGCGCACCTACGAGGACGCGCTGCAGCTGATCTTCCGCGCCCAGCTGCAGCTCAGGGACGAGGATGTGGCCCTGAATCGCGCGGCCAGTGAAGGGCGCGTCCAGGCCATCCATCAGGAAACCAACCTGATCCAGAGCGCGGGCGCCCTGGCCCCCGAGACCACCAGCCGGGAAGAGCGGCAGGTGGCGAAGCAGAAGCAGGAACCCGTGCGTCGCGAAGGACCCCGCGTGGGCCGCAACGACCCCTGCCCCTGCGGCAGTGGCAAGAAGTACAAGGCCTGCCACGGCAAGGAAGCCTGA
- a CDS encoding DUF2089 domain-containing protein: MNIFNATCSHCRSSLQLEKARCGGCGQVLEGQWDLPALARLELDEQVFVAAFLRHHGSIRKMEQLFSVSYPTIKNRLNRIIERLDSEFKVPTPNQLILERLARGEITVDQALAMLN, encoded by the coding sequence ATGAACATTTTCAATGCAACCTGCTCCCATTGTCGCTCCAGCCTGCAATTGGAAAAAGCGCGCTGTGGTGGATGTGGGCAAGTCCTAGAGGGGCAGTGGGATCTTCCGGCCCTGGCACGCCTCGAGCTTGACGAACAGGTTTTCGTGGCGGCGTTTCTGCGGCACCACGGGTCCATTCGCAAGATGGAGCAGCTGTTCTCGGTGAGCTATCCCACGATCAAGAACCGGCTGAACCGCATCATCGAGCGCCTGGATTCGGAATTCAAGGTGCCCACTCCCAACCAGTTGATCCTGGAGCGACTGGCCCGGGGCGAAATCACCGTGGACCAGGCTCTGGCAATGTTGAACTGA
- a CDS encoding T9SS type A sorting domain-containing protein — protein MSASISRFLLLAILLGLAPLAGAQSFSNWIGGLFGTPEAGRQARVDSLFANLPAGQGPIREADRAWFVYSGNATSVDLAGDMSGWNPSLALSHVSGTNFWFREFLCASTARLDYKLVLNDSQWILDPTNPNTISGGFGPNSELAMLDYVQPVEVLDHGYPACTRTTHAGFFSPQLQNSRTIQVVTPPGYPDEGTYPVLIVHDGQDYLSLGSLENILAWMAVERPQTRLPICVCIPPVNRSAEYDGNQQTAFGQFVMDTVIPFINQNYATAPDDPALWGTMGDSSAGDIATYLVGEYPQQFGRAIAMSPYLPAAQYARISQRPIEDFRFWMNWGTYDIATLLPLIASFRSMLEERGVTHQALEYEEGHSWGLWRATVEEGISFCWPRESAVSPEGRSERPERMELRAWPNPFNGRLRIELGDHPQEAQLQIFNLQGQSVSMGLEQEQAGRWVWEPGELASGTYWLRAASGQQVSSRRILYLK, from the coding sequence ATGTCCGCCTCCATCTCGCGTTTCCTGCTGCTCGCCATTCTGCTTGGCCTGGCCCCTCTGGCTGGCGCTCAGTCCTTCTCCAACTGGATCGGCGGACTCTTCGGCACACCCGAAGCGGGTCGCCAGGCCCGCGTGGACAGTCTCTTCGCCAATCTTCCCGCGGGGCAGGGCCCCATCCGCGAAGCGGACCGCGCCTGGTTCGTCTACAGTGGCAACGCCACCAGCGTGGATCTGGCCGGTGACATGAGCGGCTGGAACCCCAGCTTGGCCCTGAGCCACGTCAGCGGCACCAACTTCTGGTTCAGGGAGTTTCTCTGCGCCAGCACCGCCCGGCTGGATTACAAGCTGGTGCTCAACGACAGCCAGTGGATCCTGGATCCAACGAACCCCAACACGATCAGCGGGGGATTCGGACCCAATTCCGAGCTGGCGATGCTTGACTATGTCCAGCCCGTGGAAGTTCTGGATCACGGATACCCGGCCTGCACGCGCACGACCCACGCCGGATTCTTCAGCCCACAGCTGCAGAACTCGCGCACGATCCAGGTCGTCACACCGCCGGGTTATCCGGATGAAGGCACCTACCCCGTGCTGATCGTACACGACGGCCAGGACTATCTGAGCCTTGGCAGCCTCGAGAACATTCTGGCCTGGATGGCCGTCGAGCGACCCCAGACCCGGCTTCCCATCTGCGTCTGCATTCCTCCGGTCAATCGCAGTGCCGAGTACGACGGCAATCAGCAGACGGCCTTCGGCCAGTTCGTGATGGACACGGTGATTCCTTTCATCAACCAGAATTATGCCACCGCGCCCGACGATCCGGCTCTCTGGGGAACCATGGGAGACAGCAGCGCCGGGGACATTGCGACCTATCTGGTGGGCGAGTACCCGCAGCAGTTCGGACGCGCCATCGCGATGAGTCCCTACCTGCCCGCGGCGCAGTATGCCAGAATCAGCCAGCGCCCGATCGAGGACTTCCGCTTCTGGATGAACTGGGGCACCTATGACATCGCCACACTGCTGCCGTTGATCGCCAGCTTCCGCAGCATGCTCGAAGAGCGCGGCGTGACACATCAGGCGCTTGAGTACGAGGAAGGGCATTCCTGGGGATTGTGGCGTGCGACGGTGGAAGAGGGAATCTCGTTCTGCTGGCCCCGTGAAAGCGCCGTGTCACCCGAGGGGCGCAGCGAACGGCCCGAGAGGATGGAGCTGCGGGCCTGGCCCAATCCGTTCAATGGTCGCCTGAGAATCGAGTTGGGTGATCACCCGCAGGAGGCACAGCTGCAGATCTTCAATCTGCAGGGGCAGTCCGTGAGCATGGGGCTGGAGCAGGAACAGGCCGGTCGCTGGGTCTGGGAGCCCGGCGAGCTGGCCAGCGGCACCTACTGGCTTCGAGCGGCCAGCGGACAGCAGGTCAGCAGTCGGCGGATTCTGTACCTGAAATAG
- a CDS encoding diguanylate cyclase: MEIHSDRRILVVEDDPTSRKLLCDLLTKADYRPLGLESAAEALEFFRNDFYPLVLSDWMMPGTSGLELCKQLRRSDLPGYVYFILLTARNSTDDVIQGLEAGADDYLTKPFNKTELLARLNTGHRILQLEFRLKLANEEIIALANMDALTGCYNRGFLNHQGPLEFARTHRYQRPISLIMADIDHFKRINDSWGHLTGDHILIEFADRLQRTLRQGVDWLARYGGEEFVIVLPETDAEGATRIAERIRMAVNALPFIADNHSIHLTASYGVCDINSIPEGVDQSFNALLNIADEMLYSSKHAGRNCITHAPTGSVKPQRK, from the coding sequence ATGGAAATCCATTCAGACCGGCGCATTCTGGTCGTGGAGGATGATCCCACGAGCCGCAAACTGCTCTGCGATCTGCTGACCAAGGCCGACTACAGACCACTGGGTCTGGAGAGCGCGGCCGAAGCACTGGAATTCTTCCGGAATGACTTCTACCCGCTGGTGCTGAGTGACTGGATGATGCCCGGCACCAGCGGCCTGGAGCTGTGCAAGCAACTGCGGCGCAGCGACTTGCCCGGGTATGTGTATTTCATTCTGCTGACCGCGCGCAACAGCACCGACGACGTGATCCAGGGGCTGGAAGCGGGCGCCGACGATTATCTGACCAAGCCCTTCAACAAGACCGAATTGCTGGCCCGTCTCAACACGGGACACCGGATCCTGCAACTGGAATTCCGCTTGAAACTGGCCAACGAGGAAATCATTGCCCTGGCCAACATGGACGCGTTGACCGGCTGCTACAATCGGGGTTTCCTCAATCACCAGGGCCCGCTGGAATTCGCGCGCACCCACCGCTATCAGCGGCCGATTTCGCTGATCATGGCCGACATCGACCATTTCAAGCGCATCAATGATTCCTGGGGACACCTCACCGGTGATCACATCCTGATCGAGTTCGCCGACAGACTGCAGCGGACCCTGCGGCAGGGAGTGGACTGGTTGGCGCGCTACGGGGGCGAGGAGTTCGTGATCGTGCTGCCGGAAACCGATGCCGAAGGTGCGACACGCATCGCCGAGCGCATCCGGATGGCCGTGAATGCTCTGCCCTTCATCGCGGACAACCACAGCATTCACCTGACGGCCAGTTATGGTGTATGCGATATCAACAGCATTCCTGAAGGCGTTGATCAAAGCTTCAACGCTCTGCTGAACATCGCCGACGAAATGCTCTACAGCAGCAAGCACGCAGGTCGAAACTGCATCACGCACGCTCCGACAGGATCCGTGAAGCCGCAGCGCAAGTAA
- a CDS encoding CoA-binding protein, which yields MPDQGLTVVVLGASDKPERYSNRAVRMLLEHGHVVIPVHPSLQTVEGLTVVPSLARVPRPVDTLTVYVSPTIGATLEGPILALAPRRVIFNPGSEAPSLVPALEAAGIEVVQNCTLVMLGLGSFA from the coding sequence ATGCCGGATCAAGGACTGACAGTGGTGGTGCTGGGCGCCAGTGACAAGCCGGAACGCTATTCGAATCGTGCTGTGCGCATGTTGCTGGAACACGGCCACGTGGTGATTCCGGTGCATCCTTCACTGCAGACGGTGGAAGGGCTGACCGTGGTACCTTCGCTGGCCCGGGTGCCGCGTCCGGTGGATACGCTGACCGTCTACGTCTCACCCACGATCGGCGCCACCCTCGAGGGCCCCATTCTGGCACTGGCGCCCCGCCGGGTGATCTTCAATCCGGGCAGCGAGGCCCCGTCGCTTGTGCCCGCACTGGAAGCCGCCGGAATCGAAGTGGTCCAGAACTGCACGCTGGTGATGCTGGGATTGGGGAGCTTCGCCTGA
- the tsaE gene encoding tRNA (adenosine(37)-N6)-threonylcarbamoyltransferase complex ATPase subunit type 1 TsaE, whose product MVETTGERLLTGEDDTRALGAELAGLARPGLVVLLVGDLGAGKTTFSQGFCAALGVEDAVTSPTWALCNVYRWHSGELHHYDLYRLEHARELDAIGLEESVSSGALTLIEWPELALDQLLEPALEVHLEHAGEQRRVQWRMVSPRARRDQTDPPN is encoded by the coding sequence ATGGTGGAGACAACGGGAGAGCGTCTGCTGACGGGAGAAGACGACACGCGCGCTCTGGGTGCCGAGCTGGCCGGGCTGGCCCGACCGGGCCTGGTGGTGTTGCTGGTGGGCGACCTTGGCGCCGGCAAGACCACATTCAGCCAGGGCTTCTGCGCCGCGCTGGGTGTCGAGGACGCGGTCACCAGTCCCACCTGGGCGCTCTGCAATGTCTACCGTTGGCATTCGGGCGAGTTGCATCACTACGATCTGTATCGCCTGGAACACGCGCGTGAGCTGGATGCGATCGGGCTGGAAGAGAGTGTATCCAGCGGCGCCCTGACCCTGATCGAATGGCCCGAGTTGGCCCTGGACCAGCTGCTCGAACCGGCGCTGGAAGTGCATCTGGAGCACGCGGGCGAACAACGACGGGTCCAGTGGCGCATGGTGTCTCCCCGGGCACGGCGCGACCAGACCGACCCGCCAAACTGA
- a CDS encoding response regulator, which translates to MAERQILWADDEIELLRPHIMILEKQGYRVTPVTNGEDAVEKVRTEHFDIVLLDENMPGKTGLDTLEEIKAHDPGLPCVMITKSEEESLMDQAIGGKIDDYLIKPVNPSQIIAACKKIIDRSSITQARLSQDYMRGLADIGRRLAMGADWKDFAEIHQQLCAWELELDDNPRLGFGTTLQDQRKECNREFARLVEREYIDWITKGDGPSMSPAVVREHVMPLLRDQRKVLFCVIDCMRMDHWMVLEKSLRELFHVTRRIQYSILPTATPYSRNSIFAGLYPLDISRAHPELWTRNMEDEGSTNRNERQFLDHQLKLNGFEFKPEHKYIKVIDLEEAQNTLKKVDNLFNHQFVSMVWNFVDILAHSRSQNEILREMVPDEAAYRSVVASWFRHSPLLKIMQAFQEKGYHIVVTSDHGSIRVQRGARIYCDRDTSQGLRYKIGRNLRVEDEREAFLVSTPELIRLPADNPNQSLAFAPEDMMFLYGNNYNKYLSHYRDSFQHGGLSMEEMILPVAILEPR; encoded by the coding sequence ATGGCCGAACGACAGATCCTGTGGGCCGATGACGAAATCGAACTGCTGCGCCCCCACATCATGATCCTTGAGAAGCAGGGTTACCGGGTCACTCCGGTGACCAACGGCGAGGATGCGGTGGAGAAAGTGCGCACCGAGCATTTCGACATCGTCCTGCTGGACGAGAACATGCCCGGCAAGACAGGGCTGGACACACTGGAAGAGATCAAGGCTCACGATCCGGGTCTGCCCTGTGTGATGATCACCAAGAGCGAAGAAGAGTCGCTCATGGACCAGGCCATCGGGGGCAAGATCGACGACTATCTGATCAAGCCGGTGAACCCCAGCCAGATCATCGCGGCCTGCAAGAAGATCATCGATCGCTCGAGCATCACCCAGGCCCGGCTGAGCCAGGACTACATGCGCGGTCTGGCCGACATCGGGCGTCGGCTGGCCATGGGCGCCGACTGGAAGGATTTTGCCGAGATCCACCAGCAGCTTTGTGCCTGGGAACTGGAACTGGACGACAATCCCCGTCTGGGCTTCGGCACCACGTTGCAGGACCAGCGCAAGGAATGCAACCGCGAATTCGCGCGGCTTGTCGAGCGCGAATACATCGACTGGATCACCAAGGGCGATGGTCCCTCGATGAGCCCCGCCGTGGTGCGCGAGCATGTGATGCCCCTGCTGCGCGACCAGCGCAAGGTGCTGTTCTGCGTGATCGACTGCATGCGCATGGATCACTGGATGGTGCTGGAGAAATCACTGCGCGAACTGTTTCACGTGACACGCCGGATCCAGTATTCGATCCTGCCCACCGCGACTCCCTATTCGCGCAACTCGATCTTCGCCGGACTGTACCCGCTGGACATTTCGCGCGCCCACCCCGAACTGTGGACGCGCAACATGGAAGACGAGGGCAGCACCAACCGCAACGAGCGCCAGTTCCTGGATCACCAGCTGAAGCTCAACGGGTTCGAGTTCAAGCCCGAACACAAGTACATCAAGGTCATCGATCTGGAAGAGGCGCAGAATACTCTGAAGAAGGTGGACAACCTCTTCAATCACCAGTTCGTCTCCATGGTCTGGAACTTTGTGGACATCCTGGCCCACAGCCGCAGCCAGAACGAAATCCTGCGCGAAATGGTCCCCGACGAAGCGGCCTACCGCAGCGTGGTGGCCTCGTGGTTCAGGCACAGCCCGCTGCTGAAGATCATGCAGGCATTCCAGGAGAAGGGCTACCACATCGTGGTCACCAGCGATCACGGTTCGATCCGGGTCCAGCGTGGTGCGCGGATCTACTGCGACCGTGATACCAGCCAGGGCCTGCGCTACAAGATCGGTCGCAACCTGCGGGTCGAGGACGAGCGCGAAGCCTTCCTGGTGAGCACGCCGGAGCTGATCCGTCTCCCTGCGGACAATCCAAACCAGTCGCTGGCCTTCGCGCCCGAGGACATGATGTTCCTTTACGGCAACAACTACAACAAGTACCTGAGCCACTACCGGGACAGTTTCCAGCATGGCGGTCTCTCGATGGAAGAGATGATCCTGCCCGTGGCCATTCTGGAGCCGCGCTGA
- a CDS encoding DUF2520 domain-containing protein produces the protein MPSIRCICIGAGAAGRAVLKALSRAHGFQCDLLIDRSRRGSHDLPIRRDVPKVLPDCELLLLAVQDRELPALVEELRHRSGPKPGVVAHLSAATPLAVLNPLQALGWQPALLHPLQSFPPDHSDLWEKEPHIPWWGLCGTEAATSMLSQLLDSLGAQYRVLDEKEQLAWHLSAVWVSNLLPALLEQALQLWAPERRGEMRSALLPIMSQTLRHQELAQASGQPAFSGPLRRGDTVSLRRHLDWLAEHGSTRAGLSYRLLSATLLELLESLGENPLAADPALRAELLALPRPDGRED, from the coding sequence ATGCCGTCGATTCGTTGCATCTGCATAGGGGCTGGCGCTGCAGGGCGTGCGGTTCTGAAAGCCCTGAGTCGGGCACACGGATTCCAGTGTGATCTGCTCATCGACCGCTCCCGTCGCGGTTCCCATGACTTGCCCATCCGGCGCGACGTGCCCAAGGTGCTGCCCGACTGCGAGCTGTTGCTGTTGGCCGTGCAGGACCGCGAGCTGCCTGCTCTTGTGGAAGAGCTGCGGCACCGATCGGGACCCAAACCGGGAGTGGTGGCCCACCTGAGTGCCGCCACCCCATTGGCCGTGCTGAACCCTCTGCAGGCTCTGGGTTGGCAACCCGCCTTGCTGCATCCGCTGCAGAGCTTCCCGCCGGACCACAGCGATCTGTGGGAGAAGGAACCACATATTCCCTGGTGGGGGCTTTGTGGAACGGAAGCCGCGACCAGCATGCTGAGCCAGCTCCTGGACAGCCTGGGTGCTCAGTACAGGGTCCTGGATGAAAAAGAACAACTGGCCTGGCATCTGTCAGCCGTGTGGGTTTCCAACCTGCTGCCGGCGCTGCTCGAACAGGCCTTGCAGCTCTGGGCTCCCGAACGCCGTGGGGAAATGCGTTCGGCGCTTCTGCCGATCATGAGCCAGACCCTGCGCCATCAGGAACTGGCTCAGGCCAGCGGCCAGCCCGCCTTCAGCGGCCCCCTGCGACGCGGTGACACGGTCAGCCTGCGACGACATCTCGACTGGCTGGCGGAACACGGCTCGACCCGCGCGGGTCTCAGTTACCGCTTGCTGAGCGCCACACTGCTGGAACTGCTGGAGTCCCTCGGAGAAAACCCGCTGGCGGCGGACCCGGCACTGCGCGCCGAATTGCTTGCCCTGCCCCGACCGGACGGGCGCGAGGACTGA